CATGGTCAGGCCGCCGACCGGATCGTCCGGACGAACTGGCCGGCCGAAGGCATGCCCCGGTCCTGCGCCCTCCCATCGGCTTCGTAGTCCTCGAAGCGCACGGGGATCCCCAACGGCCCTCCTGGGTTGAACCTCGGGCTGTCCTGGAGGTGGAAGTGGATGTGGGGCTCACTGGAGTTGCCGGAGTTGCCCACCAGGCCCAGCACCTGGCCCGACGACACGCGCTCGCCCTCGGCCACCCGTATCGAGCCGGCCCGGAAGTGGGCCAGGGCGGCGTACTCGCCGCGGCCGAGGTCGATGACCACGTGGTTGCCGGCCGGTTGGGTGGTGTTCGTCTGCGCACCCGGTCGGTTGTCCGCCACCCCGTCGTGCACGCTGACCACGGTGCCGTCGGCCGGGGACAGCACCGGCTGAGCCCAGGCCCAGTAGTCGGCGTTGTCCGCGCCGTCGCCCCTATGCGTCGAGCCGTCCCGCCAGATGAGGAAGTCGAAGGCGTAGCGCTGGTCGGACGCCACTGCATGGTGGTTGCCGGCGCTTCCCCGGCCCACCACAGGCCGTCGAAGGGAAGGCGCAGG
This Acidimicrobiales bacterium DNA region includes the following protein-coding sequences:
- a CDS encoding M23 family metallopeptidase; translation: MGRGSAGNHHAVASDQRYAFDFLIWRDGSTHRGDGADNADYWAWAQPVLSPADGTVVSVHDGVADNRPGAQTNTTQPAGNHVVIDLGRGEYAALAHFRAGSIRVAEGERVSSGQVLGLVGNSGNSSEPHIHFHLQDSPRFNPGGPLGIPVRFEDYEADGRAQDRGMPSAGQFVRTIRSAA